One Gloeobacter morelensis MG652769 DNA window includes the following coding sequences:
- a CDS encoding peptide ABC transporter substrate-binding protein — MLTLWNRRDLLRSGLLIAPLWAGCSRAPSPYFGKTAPPAHDRVRIGNAAEPRSLDPHKVEGALGELNLCMALFEGLTEYHPRTLSPLPALAVRWRSEDNARVWIFSLRPGARWSDALPCTAADFVYSWRRALDPHTGCPYANVLYYLKNARAINEDKLPPDTLGVSAPDPLTLRVEMEGPTAFFPLLSSFFVYRPVPAQAIARHGESWSRPGNMITNGAFVLAAHRPYDEIRVVRSETYWDRSRVRLAEASFLPIVDGSQNINLYQAGELDVTVGGVLPRPLLPALRQYRDYHTDGRFITYYLSFNCSRKPFDRPGVRTTLSKAVEREELALRYLKGDAVPALTFVPPGIPGYRGPAPPHPAGKINPPERFVIHSANREPDRTVAAVLQSVWKRRLGVAPAVSTEELQTFLARIRRHDYDVAVSRWGGDYLDPTTFLDLYDGPTPKNYPNWLDPFYQLLLARARREGDPTRRYRLLAQAEERLLSEAAIAPLFHTGLEYLQKPWLVGWEPNLQDLHPLKYVAINRRWRG; from the coding sequence ATGCTGACCCTCTGGAACCGCCGCGACCTGTTGCGCTCCGGCTTGCTCATTGCGCCGCTGTGGGCGGGCTGTAGCCGTGCACCCTCGCCGTATTTTGGCAAAACCGCACCGCCCGCCCACGACCGGGTGCGCATCGGCAACGCCGCCGAGCCGCGCTCGCTCGATCCGCACAAAGTCGAAGGGGCGCTGGGCGAGCTGAACCTGTGCATGGCCCTTTTTGAAGGGCTCACCGAGTACCATCCGCGCACCCTCAGCCCGCTTCCGGCTCTGGCGGTGCGCTGGCGCTCCGAGGACAACGCCCGGGTGTGGATTTTTAGTTTGCGCCCGGGGGCGCGCTGGAGCGATGCGCTACCTTGCACGGCGGCGGATTTTGTCTACAGCTGGCGGCGGGCGCTCGATCCGCATACCGGCTGTCCTTACGCCAATGTGCTCTACTACCTTAAAAACGCCCGGGCGATCAACGAGGACAAACTGCCCCCGGACACCCTCGGGGTAAGCGCGCCGGACCCGCTGACGCTGCGCGTCGAAATGGAAGGTCCGACGGCCTTCTTTCCGCTGTTGTCGTCGTTTTTTGTCTACCGGCCGGTGCCCGCCCAGGCGATCGCCCGGCACGGCGAGAGCTGGTCAAGACCGGGCAATATGATCACCAACGGTGCTTTTGTACTGGCGGCCCATCGCCCCTATGACGAAATCCGGGTGGTGCGCTCGGAGACCTACTGGGATCGATCGCGGGTGCGCCTTGCCGAAGCGTCGTTTTTGCCCATCGTGGACGGCTCGCAGAACATCAATCTCTACCAGGCGGGCGAACTGGACGTGACGGTGGGAGGGGTGCTGCCCCGGCCGCTATTGCCGGCCCTGCGCCAGTACCGCGACTACCACACTGACGGCCGCTTCATCACCTATTACTTGAGCTTCAACTGCAGCCGTAAACCGTTCGACCGCCCGGGGGTGCGCACTACCTTGAGCAAGGCCGTTGAGCGCGAGGAGCTGGCGCTGCGCTATCTCAAAGGCGACGCTGTGCCTGCGCTCACTTTTGTGCCACCGGGGATTCCGGGTTATCGCGGCCCCGCGCCCCCCCACCCGGCAGGCAAAATCAACCCTCCCGAACGCTTTGTGATCCACAGTGCCAACCGCGAACCGGACCGGACGGTGGCCGCCGTGCTGCAGAGCGTCTGGAAGCGGCGTTTGGGGGTGGCTCCGGCGGTGAGTACCGAGGAATTGCAGACTTTTCTAGCACGCATCCGCCGCCACGACTACGACGTCGCCGTATCGCGCTGGGGCGGCGATTACTTGGATCCGACGACGTTTCTCGATCTTTACGACGGACCGACGCCCAAGAACTATCCCAACTGGCTCGACCCGTTCTATCAACTGCTGCTGGCCCGCGCCCGCCGCGAGGGAGATCCGACCCGCCGCTACCGGCTCCTGGCCCAGGCTGAGGAGCGACTGCTCAGCGAGGCTGCGATCGCACCGCTGTTTCATACGGGCCTGGAGTACCTGCAAAAGCCCTGGCTGGTAGGCTGGGAACCGAACTTGCAGGATCTCCACCCGCTCAAGTACGTGGCTATTAACCGGCGCTGGCGGGGATAA